CCATGCATCCGCCCTGTTGCATGTGAGCAGCCCATCATTTACTACCTTCAgatttagtacaaagttaagtCACTTATTTTAAGATGGAGTGGTACTTTTCAAAAATAATAGAGGAGTGAATCTTTCACAAAAATATCCGATTAAGTAAATCATGACCCACGGACCACGGGAGCTACCCAAGTAGTACTCCATTTTACCATTAACTACTGCATGAAACTTTAATCAAAAGAGGAAATCGCATTCAAATGAGAAAGAAAACATTATGGATGAAAGCATCATTGCCCCATCTAGGTGTGCaaactttttgttttgttttgcgaCTAGCCTTTGCCTGTCTTGCGTTTTGTTGAAGGGGAAAAGCATTATTGGCTTAAGGCACATGGTCCAGAAGGCGGATGATAAGAAGTGATACTTAAGACATGATAAGAAGTGATACTTAAGACATGCAGAAGGCGGCAACAAGCCACTACCAATACCATGAAAGCGGCCTCAACCTCATTCTGGTCCAGTATACCTCTGAGTGTGCTAGCATGTGAATACCCTAGATACATATTCTCAAACAAAGAAACAAATTTATATTGCATACCCGCACTTCATTAAATCTAGGCCCATTGACATTTTCGGTAAACAATATTCAGAATAAAGAAATATATACGTGTGAGATGCCCCAGTATATAGAGTCACATGAAGTTTTTCTTAAGTATTATCATAGATACGTTCAGTGAACAAGAAACAAACTATGAGTATTATTAGGGTTGGTTTGTGCATAGAACTATCTCCAGTAACTAATCTTGATCAGTTTTGTGACCGAAACACAGTCGAGGTCACTGTGCTTTTTATTTGGAGTATTACTTAAAGTGACTCTATGAACATACTCTCATTTTCATTTGGTTTGTAGTCCAAATCCATATCTCCCTTTTACAAGGCTACAAATATGAGGGTGCACCAGTCTATAATgttagattgaagatgctgaaaaGGAAATACAATCGACACAAAAATATAGCTGGATATATCATTATTGTGTGACGATTTGGGTCATCGCCAAACAATGTATAGAAATTCCCTAGAACACTAGAATTTTACAAATTTTAAGGGGCAGTTTGGTGGTTATATACGCTCGTCGTGGCCTAACGAGTTAGCAATCAAAGTTATATGTCTCCACCGACCGTCCCTCCTCCCTTAGTGATCATAGTTGTCCTAAAATACGCAAAACATGTTGGTGATTACCATTAATTTCCTGCTAGCAACATTCTGTTCGACTAGCCAATTGATGGCCCTTTGAGTTCCTTTATATCGTGTAACGCCTCATTAATATTTAGTGGAGAAAAAAGTTTCACGGTAAAtacatgatagctcatatgtTCAAAGGTAAATATAATCTCAAAACATTGGGACTTAATATAAAACGATTGATATACATGAAACAACATCGGAAAATTTGAAAATTGTAGTGTATCACATAATATATCCATGGAACTTTTATATTAAGCCAAGGGTACAAATAGATTCATCGTGGCGACCCTTATTGGAACAAGGGAAAAACAGAAATGCATAAGTAAGATGATACATTTCCTTCGATACAGCTGATGGTATCAAGATTATTCAAGACAAAATGACAATACGACCTTGGCCATAGAAATCATGCACAAGAAGGCATGATTAGGCTTCAACAGACTGAATGACTGCACCATCATTGCAGAAACGGGCACATGCGTTGCTGCAGAGTCCCATGTCGAATTTCATTTCTTGGCCACGGAAAACTGTTACAAAATAGTTGACGTTATGTATGTCTAAAACACAAATTTTTTCTATGAGatgaataaaaaatataaaaatgtgGTAAATTAAAATTACCATTGTCCATATTGTTACAGACAGAATTCCTGCATCCAATGGTGCAGTACTGAGTGACATCTGGTTCACCTGCCAAAGTAATTTGAACAATAAGTATGTAAATAATTTCATGTTAGGAGGTCATTATGAACAAGTTGAAAAGAATAACAATGATATCTCTTACCGGATTCAGGGAGAAGATTCAGTTTAGGATAGTCACTAGGGCATTTTGGACCACTTATGATTTTACAACGACAAGCACCTGCGCAGACTGGACGGGAACCACCCGCGAAACGGCAAGTGTTGTAGCAGTTTCTAGCTAACGTGTCCTTGCAGCAACTTTTTCCCTCCACCTGGACCTGCTCCAGAACTAAACCCAGTATGAGAACACAAATGACCACACTCTTAATACTCTTGCTGGGTGCCATGGTTGGCTTCTTGGCTTTAATTTCTCCAGAAGAATGAGAAATGGCTATGTTGGATTGATGGAAATCCTAGAACACAAGGCTCCTATTTATAGAGGgaatgttggcttttgaacgtgcgtatgcagctgtacaggcgtgcctacgcgattctttcttcg
This genomic stretch from Hordeum vulgare subsp. vulgare chromosome 6H, MorexV3_pseudomolecules_assembly, whole genome shotgun sequence harbors:
- the LOC123404334 gene encoding leaf-specific thionin DB4-like isoform X2 translates to MAPSKSIKSVVICVLILGLVLEQVQVEGKSCCKDTLARNCYNTCRFAGGSRPVCAGACRCKIISGPKCPSDYPKLNLLPESGEPNATEYCTIGYMTSVCDNMDNVFRGQEMKFDMGLCSNACVRFCNDGAAIQSVEA
- the LOC123404334 gene encoding leaf-specific thionin DB4-like isoform X1, with translation MAPSKSIKSVVICVLILGLVLEQVQVEGKSCCKDTLARNCYNTCRFAGGSRPVCAGACRCKIISGPKCPSDYPKLNLLPESGEPDVTQYCTIGCRNSVCNNMDNVFRGQEMKFDMGLCSNACARFCNDGAVIQSVEA